Genomic window (Plasmodium knowlesi strain H genome assembly, chromosome: 9):
ATATGATACGAGTAAGCTGATCAAGGCAGAGGAAGTCGTGCATTTTGTTGATCCATCAGGTATGTCCtacaaattctttttttgtgctttctctttttcgttctttcttTGTCCttgttccttttattttttccactagtttttttttttttttttttcctttcgtgcCTATTCTATGCAGACAGATCCAATTGGGAATAGACAAATTGCAGTCATTTGCAGGTGGTGATCAGGAACCGAGTAGACATACGCAGACGCATCGGGGATCGAACAGACTTGCGAAGGAGGAGATAGAAAAACTATTCGAGGCGCAGATAATCGTAACAGGGATTAGAAAAACTCACAATCATAGCGACACAAAGTAACCCCCAGCTACTCTCTACTGCGCGCCGACGTATATCTCCGCGTTTACcgtgtacatatgcacacataatCCTCGACTTGTCcacaattttggaaaaaaaaaaaaaaaaaaaaaaaacatacatatatttatatatacctacatgTGTACCATATTAAACCAATAAACAGATGCCTCATCTTATGAATCGTATAAGAGCACGGACTGTATACAGAAAACATAACGGTTAATTCgcggaaaacgaaaaagtaCACACCTATTTGTTTGTCAAATAAGTTCAAACATGGCGAAGGACAAAAGGGGCAGAGTGATTTCCAACTCCTACGAATCTGATGAGGATAAATATTCCAAGAGAATCAAAAAACATCACCATAAGATAAATTTTGCAGAGAAAGATCCCGATAATGgttcatataaaaaaaaaaattacgaaaatgataaaagtaaactaaatttaaaaaaagaccaaaagaaaaattcaaaagaaaACTTAAATTCATTTAGTTCTCATCATTCTATTAGTAGCAGTTCTGATGCGAACAACCTCGGCTTGAACATCTCTGGTGGATCGAGTAATGCCTACTTCGTTTGTCTACCTATATGTCGTTTACTCTTTCccattatatgtatatgtatatgtatttatgtatatttgtatatatgtatatatgtatatgtatatatgtatatatgtatatgtatatatgtatataagtatgtatgtatatatatatgtatatatatatatgtatatgtatatatgtatatatatattcctacCCCTTTGCAGCGTCAAACAGTGAGGATgaattcaaaattttgaaggaggaagaaaatgaagataaaTTTTTGGAAGAAAGGAGGCGAAAAAGAGAGGCAATAAAAGAGCGACTTAAGGATTTGGTGAGTGAAAACGAAAAGGGTAACGACGTGGTAAGTGGCGACTTAGGCGACCTGAGCGTCGTGAGCAACGGTAACGATACCCTACGCAGCGGTAAGGAAGAACCaagtgaaaatgtaaaaaaggaggaaggccAAGACGCTTTCTCCAGTTGCAACAAAAATGACTTAGGCGAAAGCTTAAACGAGATCCCCCCCATGCTGGACGATGTGGACCATGAGTAAGTGCGCCACTGTGTGAATGGATGCGCAGTTAATTCCGTTCTGCTcaccaagaagaaaaaaaaaaaaaaaaaaaaaaaaaaaggaaacacccCACACAGATTTGTAACAGTTTTTGATAGTGTCCATACCGGTTGTTCCTACGTGTTTATCAAACCGATGCCATTTGTATGCGCTTCCCTACCCATCTATGTCTACTTCTGTGGAATCTTCATTTCCCTCCCACACCTCCCAATGGTCTTTTCACAGTGACGCGGCCTGTATATTCGCGCCGAACAAGGAAGTTATGGGGGAAACCTGTTCATCTCTATCGTCCGACCACGAAATGATTGACGAAAAACCGAccaaagagaaaaacgatTCTTTTAAGGAGTCCAGTGATTTATATAGTgacttaaaaaagaagattatGGAAGAGAAGGCCAAAATTAGGGCCTTTATAATTAAGCAGAAGGAGCTGCACGAACGAACCAAGATGGTGAGAAATTCGCTTCACGTGAGAGGGAGAGAACATGTGAGTACACtgacatatgcatatgtgtttGCGTCCCATCTTCCCAATCAACCCATCCCACCCCCCACCCCCCTATGTAGAACATCGAAGATGGACCTCTTACGAATAAAAATACGGACGACGCAACAATCACTCAGAGATTCATGGATAATAAACCCCACGGAGTCGAAGAGTacgaagaggaagacaaCGATAATGACGATGTAGATATGTTTTCAAGTGTGCAGCcaagcaaaaaggaaaaaatcgaaaaaattaGAATAACTAATTATTATGCATCTGACAATGTCAACTTATCGGATAACTGGAACGATTCGGAGGGATACTACAAGGTTAGCCCCTCCGTGATAATGACACGGAATAGAAGAGAGAATGAAATGTCGATCATCAGTTGCGGTTGTGTGTACCACACGGGTACACTTGTTAGAAGcacttacatatgtacatgaacatatatattttttttttttttttccctctcgcAATACGCACTTGTTCAGGCCATCGTTGGTGAAGTCATTGACAACCGATACAGCGTCGTGTGCGAATTAGTCGGTAAAGGAGTTTTCTCCAACGTTTTAAAGTGTTATGACAAGGTGGGGAAAATCCCTGTGGCCATTAAAGTTATTCGAGATAACGATATGATGAGGAAAGCAgcagagaaggaaatatctattttaaaaaagttaaacgaGTATGATAAGGATAATAAGAGGCACATCGTTCGTTTGTTGAGGAGCCTCAAGTATAAGAATCACCTCTGCTTAGTTTTCGAGTGGATGTGGGGAAATCTTAGGATAGCTCTCAAAAAGTAActgaataagaaaaaaatgttttgaTTAAATTTGAGGCGTTCGTACAAATGGTGCAATGTCGTATGTACCATAGTTCTATGAGTATAGGCTTCTGTAGAGATATACCCCTAATAAAATAgccatatacacatacatacaccgCGCCCCTTTTCCCTATTTCAACAATATGTATTTCCCTCCACTTCTCAGATACGGCAATGGGTATGGCTTGAATGCCACAGCCGTGCACTGCTACACGAAACAGCTCTTTATAGCCCTCAGACATATGCGCAAGTGCAGGATCATGCACGCTGATTGtaagtggaaaaatgtggaaaacaGAAAGGAGCATCACACTTAGCATTGCACATTAAAATTATGTGGGTCTAAGGAACCCCCCTttgctcccccccccccctctggaTACGACCATTTACGTGTCATTTTCGCATGAATTATGCTGTGCTTATTTTccgttcttctttttttttttttttttcagtgaaACCGGACAACATACTAATCAATGAAAAGTTTAACGCACTAAAGGTATGCGATTTGGGAAGTGCAAGCGACATATCAGAAAACGAAATTACCTCCTACCTAGTTAGTAGATTTTACAGAGCCCCGGAGATAATTCTTGGATTTCGTTACGATGCACAGATTGATGTATGGTCAGCGGCGGCGACTGTTTTTGAGCTCGCCACAGGAAAGATCCTCTTCCCCGTAAGCAGACTAGCCTCGAAGGCGCTGCAGTCAGAATGTtgccatgaaaaaaaaaaatgcaacaaagAGGTCGTGCGAATAACCCCCCAAAGGGGTTTACCCGAAAGCATGAACCTAACCTACTGAACTGCTCCCTCTTCCACCATCGCAGGGAAAATCTAACAACCACATGATCAAGCTGATGATGGAGTACAAGGGGAAGTTCTCCCACAAGATGATAAAGGGGGGTCAGTTCTATTCGCAGCATTTTAACGACAACCTGGATTTCATCTACGTGGACAGGGATTATTACACCAAGAAGGAAGTGGTGCGAATTATATCTGACTTGAGGCCCACGAAAAATATAACGTGTGATTTGCTGGAGCATCAATATTGGCTAAAAGGTGAGCAGATACAATATCAGTTGCCCACTGAATGTCATCATGCCAACTTCCCGACATTCAAAAAGTTGTATGTTCTCGGTGTGTTGTACAGGATGAATGTGATTCGCGTGCCACCGTCGGGTGCTTTCCCCACGGGGAGTATTCAAATAGGCACAGACAGAAACGGATCGAATGTGGATACCTTTACGCGCGGTTCCACGaattaaaaagtgaaaagtgGGGCATCCCACATAGCATGTGTAAAACACATAACTGGTCGAACAGAACAaagatattttatttcaattttaacgctcctaattttttttttttttttttttttttttttttgcgtaggAAATAGCCCCAAGATgcagtttttaaaaaagaaaataaagcagctAGGGGACTTGCTGGAGAAGTGCCTCATGCTGGACCCTACCAAACGGTACACACCAGACCAGGCCTTGCAGCATCCATATTTGAGGGAGTCTATTCATTTTAGCAAAACGCAAAATGAGTGAATGCGAATTGTTTGTGTAGTGCCTCGATTTTTGTCGAGAAAGTATTTGCAATGTGTAATAAGTATGTATGAGTAATACATGCGCGCGGATGCTCATACGTTTGTATCcgcctttccttttttttttttttttttttttttccgctttgacgtttttcctctttaacCCTTATACTTTATGtgtcttaatttttttgtcgaAAGAACATCAATAATGCTCGACGGATTTTTATGTAGAAAGGCAATTTCGTAGATTGTCGTGAATAATGGAAATtcgttttttaatttgtggTGCTCCAGCACAGAGTACACTTCCTTGGCGGTGTGGATTCCCTGCGGAGGATGACATAAAGAGTGGAAGGTGTGTGTCTCTCTCTCCTTACATGGGGGAGCGATAATACAAGTAGAGTTGGAGCAATCCAGATTGTGGCGGACAGAAACAGGGAGACGCGAAGGtgattatattttatatgtaAGCACCTCAGTCCATTCACCAACTCGTTCTTATCACATGGCCCATTTTCGCTAATGCAGAGCTTCCTCTAACGTTTAGCAGATGCACATGACGGGCAGCTATACCTGAAGCTTCTGCCCGTTCAGAAGCTCCATTTCGATCTGATCCCAGGTATCTGCTCCGTTCCTTGTGGCGAACTCCCGTGCACATTTGAGGTTCCTACCCCCAAGACATGTAGTTATGAGATCAGCCAGGCCACAGCTGTCTAAAAAGGTTtccttaaaaagggaaaaaaaaaaaaaattagttcATTTGTCATTCTGTTTGTGCAGAACAGTGATTGTTTCTCTCCTGTTCTGAGGGATActatatttccatttttggtAGTGTATCAAGGCCGTgcgcctattttttttttttttttttttattttttccgttcggTGCACTTACATCTAGAACATccggaaagaaaaagcgcGTGAACCTCTTCATTTCATCAAGGCCAATTCTGATAATGGCTGACTTCGTGTTATAGCTGTGGCTGGATGCATCCAGGAATCCTACTCCTAACGCGACAACGTTTTTCAACGCTCCGCATGTCTGCACAgtttgtgtatatgtgtgggGTGGGGATAAAGTTTTACAGGTGTGAAAGGTGCCGTTGGGAAGACAAACTCGCATTTACGGGAAATTGATATATAGAAATTGACGTGCCCATTGGTATATTATTCGCACGCTCCTAACACCATCAACAGTGCTCAGAGATTTTACCTCTACCCCCGGTTTGTCCTCGACGCAGTTGATCTTGAAGTACGTCCTGTCGAAGAGCTCTTGCCAGATCCCCGCTTCCTGGGCATCTTCAAAGCCGATGGTGCTTTCGCTGAAATTCTCCGTGGACAATTCCTGCAGTGAACAAAATGGGGAGGATTTTGTGGACAGTATGTAAAAGGATGCTTGCCGGATTGGTGGCAAGATGTTTACTACACCTGCGGGTACGTCACCTCCCCATCTTGTGCCCTCTGCTCCTTTGGGGGGCTTTCTCCACTaagcaaaagagaaaagaggGTGAAGGACCCTATACAACTCCAATGTAGTGAACAGTTGTAATTCCCGCTTTTTAGGGTAAGATGCATGAGGGAGGGTGAAAGGACAGTCTGGGACCATTTTGCAAGAAACTCAAGGGATATGCCCAGGTACTTGTACATACATTCGCTATGTTGGAGCCGGACAGAGCTGCGCACCCAATATTtagtttttcttcaattacACTTGACAGAAGCATGGGCTTACAGTTGTCTATCTTGATTCCCTTCATTAGGCTTATCGCCTTTGCGTCTTTTTTGAGGTTTTCgtttttcacaatttcgtTTAACACGCTCTgcagagggggggaggaggaaatcGAGGGAAGCAAGGTGTATTATGTTCGTAGCACATAAATGTGCACTTCTCCAAGTGCAGACTCTCTCACGAGTGTCCGTTTTCTTTGTCACGTTGCGCCCTCCTGAGTTACCTCCAAGTACTGATGAGGCACTACAAAGATGAGCAAGTCGGCACCCTCAACCGCATCCTTCAAATTCGAAGTGGCTAATACATTGTCTGGCACCTTCATCCCCTTCATGTACTttacgttttcctttttcttgttgATAATGTTGCTTAATTTGTCGTTGTCtacaatttcttcctttacgtACATCTTAACCTGCGTAAAGTAGAAGAGGGTCGGGGGGACATTCTTTCACACGGGTTGTCCTTCAAATAGGACAGGAGCATAGATTCATGAATACTAACATGTACGTGAATACTTATCTGTGTATTTATGCTCCCCTTCTTATATAGCTagatagttttttttctttttttttcttatttttaccaGTGGGTGGAATATTTTCGACTTGTGTGTATTTTCGGCGACAATTTTGGAAACGACGGTTCCCCAACTCCCACTGCCGATGACGGAAACCTGCGAAGGGGTGGGGCGAAAGAGGTAGAACTAGGCATATTTATCCACAAAATACACTTACgtggtaaaaaaagaacgtttctttttttgttaaaaatatcaGTTTCTCCCGGAGGATCCTTTTCTATTGGTACCACAACCAGTTACACACAGGTGTAACAATAAAATGTGctgtctctttttttttttttttttttttttttttggcttacTTTAAGGGGAAGATTGTTTGTGGTATTTGACACGAGAGTATTTCTACTGACGTTTGGCTTGCTCCCGGAGAAGCAGGTTGCCAACTGGGGCACTAACAAGAAGTATGAAAGATAgctcttcatcatttttttactaaataaaaaaaaagggcatatGCCACTTCTGTCGCGGTTTCTGAACAATGTTGTTGTAACTTGTGCGCaactttcattccttccgtTCTATGTAACCATGTAGGAAGCAAATCACCATCGCTCTTTCGAAGCATAtatttatgaattt
Coding sequences:
- a CDS encoding cyclin-dependent-like kinase CLK3, putative, which encodes MAKDKRGRVISNSYESDEDKYSKRIKKHHHKINFAEKDPDNGSYKKKNYENDKSKLNLKKDQKKNSKENLNSFSSHHSISSSSDANNLGLNISGGSTSNSEDEFKILKEEENEDKFLEERRRKREAIKERLKDLVSENEKGNDVVSGDLGDLSVVSNGNDTLRSGKEEPSENVKKEEGQDAFSSCNKNDLGESLNEIPPMLDDVDHDDAACIFAPNKEVMGETCSSLSSDHEMIDEKPTKEKNDSFKESSDLYSDLKKKIMEEKAKIRAFIIKQKELHERTKMNIEDGPLTNKNTDDATITQRFMDNKPHGVEEYEEEDNDNDDVDMFSSVQPSKKEKIEKIRITNYYASDNVNLSDNWNDSEGYYKAIVGEVIDNRYSVVCELVGKGVFSNVLKCYDKVGKIPVAIKVIRDNDMMRKAAEKEISILKKLNEYDKDNKRHIVRLLRSLKYKNHLCLVFEWMWGNLRIALKKYGNGYGLNATAVHCYTKQLFIALRHMRKCRIMHADLKPDNILINEKFNALKVCDLGSASDISENEITSYLVSRFYRAPEIILGFRYDAQIDVWSAAATVFELATGKILFPGKSNNHMIKLMMEYKGKFSHKMIKGGQFYSQHFNDNLDFIYVDRDYYTKKEVVRIISDLRPTKNITCDLLEHQYWLKGNSPKMQFLKKKIKQLGDLLEKCLMLDPTKRYTPDQALQHPYLRESIHFSKTQNE
- a CDS encoding glycerol-3-phosphate dehydrogenase, putative, coding for MKSYLSYFLLVPQLATCFSGSKPNVSRNTLVSNTTNNLPLKVSVIGSGSWGTVVSKIVAENTHKSKIFHPLVKMYVKEEIVDNDKLSNIINKKKENVKYMKGMKVPDNVLATSNLKDAVEGADLLIFVVPHQYLESVLNEIVKNENLKKDAKAISLMKGIKIDNCKPMLLSSVIEEKLNIGCAALSGSNIANELSTENFSESTIGFEDAQEAGIWQELFDRTYFKINCVEDKPGVETCGALKNVVALGVGFLDASSHSYNTKSAIIRIGLDEMKRFTRFFFPDVLDETFLDSCGLADLITTCLGGRNLKCAREFATRNGADTWDQIEMELLNGQKLQGIHTAKEVYSVLEHHKLKNEFPLFTTIYEIAFLHKNPSSIIDVLSTKKLRHIKYKG